The following coding sequences lie in one Ostrea edulis chromosome 8, xbOstEdul1.1, whole genome shotgun sequence genomic window:
- the LOC125662179 gene encoding uncharacterized protein LOC125662179, translating into MFLKNNFGINLHYHSDATKSTDSFSEFEEMWLQMGEDLEKSAFGPPYIPTPPSPSYHTTFRTIAKEDESLKRPSSPTPENQVDSSSSDAGRFSHVEDSILTNLRRTNPVKLQQLENRMREPGLGQVTVSDFKEQFEIVQSLMTRVENDCAQMKIIMNFIEDTLIKKKSCVKRVKFTTL; encoded by the exons atgttccttaaaaataattttggtaTAAATTTACATTATCACAGTGACGCAACCAAATCCACAGATTCGTTTTCGGAGTTTGAGGAGATGTGGTTACAAATGGGGGAGGACTTAGAAAAGTCAGCATTCGGACCTCC TTACATTCCAACCCCTCCCTCTCCAAGCTACCATACAACATTTAGGACAATTGCTAAAGAAGATGAGTCATTAAAAAG ACCCTCAAGTCCTACACCAGAAAACCAGGTTGACAGCAGTAGTTCTGATGCAGGCAGATTCAGTCACGTGGAAGACTCCATTCTGACTAATCTGAG GAGAACAAACCCTGTAAAATTACAACAGCTGGAAAACAGAATGAGGGAACCAGGCCTAGGACAAGTCACGGTCTCAGATTTTAAAGAACAGTTTGAAATTGTACAGAGTCTGATGACCAGAGTTGAAAACGATTGTGCGCAAATGAAGATAATCATGAACTTCATTGAAGACAccttgattaaaaaaaagagCTGTGTAAAAAGGGTCAAGTTCACGACCTTGTAG
- the LOC125662825 gene encoding uncharacterized protein LOC125662825 has product MARQGYTQQRSQEDPLLNTFRMENNEKYEALEKRTETRSTFSLTSPTKQPRRLQVLPSSHPKYNPTSPKYRPTSPQYSPLSQGYTPTSPQYIPVSPEYTPTSPQYTPVSPEYTPTSPQCTPVSPEYTPTSKHTPASQGYTPTSPKYSPVSPELTVSVEDQFCQFLPTPDHILTPSITPANLTVTENSREYPLKEELRALCELVDSLRVDLLQTSMLVNFIQNYIKNWK; this is encoded by the exons ATGGCGAGACAAGGGTATACTCAACAGAGGAGTCAGGAGGACCCACTGTTAAATACATTTAG aatggaaaacaatgaaaaatacgagGCGCTTGAAAAGCGCACAGAAACACGATCTACTTTCTCTCTGACGTCACCCACCAAACAGCCCCGACGTCTCCAGGTTTTACCCTCAAGTCATCCGAAATACAATCCGACGTCTCCAAAGTATAGACCAACGTCACCCCAATACAGTCCGTTGTCTCAAGGATATACCCCAACGTCACCCCAATACATCCCGGTGTCTCCAGAGTATACCCCAACGTCACCCCAATACACCCCGGTGTCTCCAGAGTATACCCCAACGTCACCCCAATGCACCCCGGTGTCTCCAGAGTATACCCCAACATCCAAACACACCCCGGCGTCTCAAGGGTATACCCCCACGTCACCAAAATACAGTCCGGTGTCTCCAGAGCTTACAGTGTCAGTAGAAGACCAATTCTGCCAATTCCTTCCGACACCGGACCATATATTAACACCTTCCATAACGCCCGCAAATTTAACCGTAACAGAAAATTCTCGGGAATATCCTCTTAAGGAGGAACTACGGGCGTTATGCGAACTTGTTGACTCACTTAGAGTAGACTTACTACAGACCTCTATGTTGGTCaactttattcaaaattatattaaaaactGGAAGTGA
- the LOC125660771 gene encoding uncharacterized protein LOC125660771: VFIFSPDSDSTNSFEEFEQMWLKMSEELEMEGLPKRPESQHNCGTSASYMYSPAMDSNWRLATVIDEEPLDSFENCENSILTTFRRKNPEKYNLLEKRLREPLAEQFKLLRDLSDRVSKDLEQINIIANYLEDQLAPVTPKKKRVKFTTCDIDINNNVNTIL; encoded by the exons gtatttattttttctccTGACAGCGACTCCACAAATTCATTCGAGGAGTTCGAACAAATGTGGTTGAAGATGAGTGAAGAGTTGGAAATGGAAGGCCTGCCAAAGCG ACCTGAGAGCCAGCACAACTGCGGCACCTCAGCCAGTTACATGTACTCGCCGGCCATGGATTCAAACTGGCGGTTAGCAACCGTGATTGACGAGGAACCTTTGGACAGTTTCGAAAACTGTGAGAATTCCATCCTTACTACTTTCCG ACGAAAAAATCCTGAGAAATATAATTTGTTGGAAAAGAGGTTGAGGGAGCCGTTAGCAGAACAATTTAAATTACTCCGAGATTTGAGCGACCGCGTTTCAAAGGACTTGGAACAAATTAACATTATTGCTAATTATTTGGAGGACCAGTTGGCTCCCGTGACACCAAAGAAAAAGAGAGTGAAATTCACAACTTGTGATATTGACATTAACAATAACGTCAATACCATACTATGA